In a single window of the Mesorhizobium shangrilense genome:
- a CDS encoding ABC transporter ATP-binding protein, translated as MSQTSSPMPRPSESKEAEREIVISARDITVAFGKNVILDGLDLDIYRGEILGFVGPSGSGKSVLLRTILGLTRKQAGTIELFGVDVDEATEAERLRIDMRMGVLFQHGALFSALTVLENVQVPMREYLDMPKKLMNELAQLKIELAGLPRDASSKFPSELSGGMIKRAALARALALDPDVVFLDEPTSGLDPIGAAEFDELVAKLRDTMGLTVYMVTHDLDSLFSVCDRVAVLGKKRVLVEGTISDMLECDEPWVKSYFRGKRARQLDLTARK; from the coding sequence ATGAGCCAGACTTCGTCTCCCATGCCCCGGCCATCTGAGTCGAAAGAAGCCGAAAGAGAGATCGTCATCTCGGCCCGCGACATCACGGTGGCGTTCGGCAAGAACGTCATCCTCGACGGGCTGGATCTCGACATCTATCGCGGCGAGATCCTGGGTTTCGTCGGCCCTTCCGGCTCCGGCAAGTCAGTGCTCTTGCGCACCATCCTCGGACTCACCCGCAAGCAGGCCGGAACGATCGAACTCTTCGGCGTCGACGTGGACGAGGCGACCGAGGCAGAACGCCTGAGGATCGACATGCGTATGGGCGTGCTCTTCCAGCACGGCGCGCTGTTCTCCGCCCTGACGGTGCTGGAGAATGTCCAGGTGCCGATGCGCGAGTACCTGGACATGCCGAAGAAGCTGATGAACGAGCTCGCGCAGCTCAAGATCGAGCTCGCCGGCCTGCCCCGCGATGCGTCCAGCAAGTTCCCATCAGAGCTTTCAGGCGGCATGATCAAGCGGGCTGCGCTTGCGCGCGCGCTCGCGCTCGATCCCGATGTCGTCTTTCTCGACGAGCCGACCTCCGGTCTCGATCCGATCGGCGCCGCGGAGTTCGACGAACTGGTCGCCAAGTTGCGAGACACTATGGGCCTCACCGTCTACATGGTGACGCACGATCTCGACAGCCTGTTCTCCGTGTGCGACCGCGTGGCGGTTCTCGGCAAGAAGCGGGTGCTTGTCGAGGGGACGATCAGCGACATGCTGGAATGCGATGAACCCTGGGTGAAATCCTACTTCCGCGGCAAGCGCGCGCGGCAGCTCGATCTGACGGCTCGGAAATAA
- a CDS encoding MlaD family protein, whose product METKANYVAVGIFTLLAAVAAFAFVYWTAGVGERGETAALRVLIPGSASGLGRGSAVLFNGIKVGDVQRVYIDPKNPNAAIADTLIDRNTPLTRSTQADIGLAGLTGQANVELKGGNAQEMRLLDEAEEAGVTAEISANPSAVTNLLQTAQTIFTRADNVLNGLEGFVKEARGPLTDTVKNAEKFSQALANNSDGVDRFLDSVSTLSTQLQAVSGQLDSTLKSAKGLIDSVDREQVAQIVRNTEALTRNLNETGARLDGVVSDVQGAVKSINEFAGNARSTLEKVDGIVASVDPNDVKQVIADVKSATSEAGKAITNFRSASESANRAATDVSKFTDRFSRRSEDIDKIVSDAQQFAERINKASVRVDGILAKLDGLLGDENTQSVMVDLRETLNAYKKVADTLNARMGTITDNLARFSSQGLRNVEAFVSEGRRSISRIEQAITDFERNPQRIISGGEGDVRQYDGRARR is encoded by the coding sequence ATGGAAACCAAAGCCAACTACGTTGCAGTCGGTATCTTCACGCTCCTCGCCGCCGTGGCCGCGTTTGCATTCGTGTACTGGACGGCGGGCGTCGGCGAACGGGGAGAAACGGCGGCCTTGCGGGTGCTTATCCCCGGCTCCGCGTCGGGGCTCGGCCGCGGCAGCGCCGTCCTGTTCAACGGTATCAAGGTGGGCGACGTCCAGCGCGTTTATATCGATCCGAAGAACCCCAACGCGGCGATCGCGGACACGTTGATCGACCGCAACACGCCACTGACGCGATCCACCCAGGCCGACATCGGCCTGGCGGGACTGACCGGGCAGGCGAATGTCGAGCTGAAGGGTGGAAATGCGCAGGAAATGCGCCTTCTCGACGAAGCCGAGGAAGCCGGCGTCACTGCCGAAATCAGCGCCAACCCGTCTGCGGTCACGAACCTGCTGCAGACCGCCCAGACCATATTCACGCGCGCCGACAATGTGCTCAACGGCCTCGAAGGATTCGTGAAGGAGGCGCGCGGACCGCTGACCGACACCGTGAAGAACGCCGAGAAATTCTCCCAGGCGCTGGCCAACAATTCCGACGGCGTCGACAGGTTTCTCGACAGCGTAAGTACGCTTTCGACCCAGCTTCAGGCGGTGTCCGGCCAGCTCGATTCGACCCTGAAGTCGGCCAAGGGCCTGATCGATTCGGTCGACAGGGAACAGGTCGCGCAGATCGTCCGGAACACCGAGGCCCTTACCAGGAACCTCAACGAGACCGGCGCCCGACTCGATGGCGTCGTCAGCGACGTCCAGGGCGCCGTGAAGTCGATCAACGAGTTTGCCGGCAACGCCCGCAGCACGCTTGAGAAGGTCGACGGCATCGTCGCGTCGGTCGATCCGAACGACGTCAAGCAGGTGATCGCCGACGTCAAGTCCGCGACGTCCGAGGCGGGCAAGGCGATCACCAATTTCCGCAGCGCCAGCGAATCGGCCAACAGGGCGGCGACGGACGTCTCCAAATTCACCGACAGATTTTCCCGACGCTCCGAGGATATCGACAAGATTGTGAGCGACGCGCAACAGTTCGCAGAACGGATCAATAAGGCATCGGTTCGCGTCGACGGCATCCTTGCCAAGCTTGATGGCCTGCTCGGCGACGAGAACACGCAGAGCGTGATGGTGGACCTGCGCGAGACGCTCAACGCCTACAAGAAGGTCGCCGACACGCTGAACGCGCGCATGGGCACGATCACCGACAACCTCGCGCGCTTCTCCAGCCAGGGTCTGCGCAACGTCGAGGCATTCGTGAGCGAGGGTCGCCGCTCAATCAGCCGGATCGAGCAGGCGATCACCGACTTCGAGCGCAACCCTCAGCGTATCATTAGCGGTGGAGAGGGCGACGTCCGCCAGTATGACGGGAGGGCCCGGCGTTGA
- a CDS encoding ABC-type transport auxiliary lipoprotein family protein — MRGHRVTRAALIVAITATALVAPGCALLRAPQPLDTYELSAPDVTNPGGRSRAQILIAEPTALKALDGQNIVVKPSPGTIQFLKGAQWADRLPKIVQARLAETFQKSGKFGGVGKPGEGLAIDYQVIAEIRAFDVRVSGGSRANVEIFVKLLNDRNGVVRASRTFEASSPAGGPANDDFIAALDRAFGEAAGDIVDWTESTI, encoded by the coding sequence ATGCGAGGCCACCGGGTGACGCGAGCCGCCTTGATCGTTGCAATCACCGCCACTGCGCTCGTGGCGCCAGGCTGTGCATTGTTGAGGGCTCCGCAGCCTCTCGACACCTATGAGCTTTCCGCGCCGGATGTGACAAACCCTGGTGGACGCAGCCGCGCCCAGATCCTGATCGCCGAGCCGACCGCACTGAAGGCGCTCGACGGGCAGAACATCGTGGTCAAGCCGTCGCCGGGAACGATCCAGTTCCTGAAGGGCGCGCAATGGGCCGATCGGCTTCCGAAGATCGTGCAAGCCCGCTTGGCCGAGACGTTCCAGAAATCCGGCAAGTTCGGGGGCGTCGGCAAGCCGGGCGAGGGGCTTGCGATCGACTATCAGGTGATCGCAGAGATTCGCGCCTTCGACGTTCGCGTGAGCGGCGGCTCCCGCGCCAATGTCGAGATATTCGTCAAGCTGCTTAACGACCGCAATGGCGTCGTCCGCGCCTCGCGCACATTCGAAGCCTCCAGTCCTGCTGGCGGCCCGGCCAATGACGATTTTATCGCCGCGCTCGACCGAGCCTTCGGCGAGGCCGCCGGCGACATCGTCGACTGGACAGAATCAACCATCTGA
- a CDS encoding Hpt domain-containing protein produces MAPRIRPFDFAHLDRQTMGDRALEEEVLTLFIHQAGSIAEQIRQAHRRERLRLAHSLKGAARGVGAFAIADCLAELEQRPDDASLVERLQRLVDQAAEFVASVTR; encoded by the coding sequence ATGGCGCCGCGGATCCGACCCTTCGATTTTGCGCATCTAGACCGGCAGACGATGGGCGATCGCGCGCTCGAAGAGGAAGTCCTGACCCTCTTCATCCACCAGGCAGGCTCGATCGCCGAACAGATCCGGCAGGCCCACCGCCGGGAGCGGCTGCGTCTCGCCCACAGCCTCAAGGGGGCGGCGCGCGGCGTCGGCGCTTTCGCGATCGCGGATTGCCTGGCCGAACTCGAGCAGCGCCCCGACGACGCCTCCCTCGTCGAGCGTCTGCAGCGCCTGGTCGACCAGGCGGCCGAGTTCGTCGCTTCCGTCACGCGTTGA
- a CDS encoding 2Fe-2S iron-sulfur cluster-binding protein, whose protein sequence is MTKLTFIAFDGTHFDVAAENGSTVMENAIRNGVPGIEAECGGACACATCHVYVDEAWTEKVGEPEAMEEDMLDFAYDVRPNSRLSCQIKVRDELDGLVVSVPERQG, encoded by the coding sequence ATGACCAAGCTGACCTTCATCGCCTTTGACGGCACCCATTTCGACGTCGCGGCGGAGAACGGCTCAACGGTGATGGAGAATGCGATCCGCAACGGCGTTCCCGGCATCGAGGCGGAGTGCGGCGGCGCCTGCGCCTGCGCGACGTGCCACGTCTATGTCGACGAAGCCTGGACCGAGAAGGTCGGCGAGCCGGAGGCGATGGAAGAGGACATGCTTGACTTCGCCTACGATGTCAGGCCGAACTCCAGGCTCTCGTGTCAGATCAAGGTGCGCGACGAACTCGACGGTCTGGTCGTCAGCGTGCCGGAGAGGCAAGGCTGA
- a CDS encoding NAD(P)/FAD-dependent oxidoreductase, with product MDSSARSSGEAPVGDVTRTDVLIVGAGPVGLFAVFELGLLDLKCHLIDILDRPGGQCAELYPEKPIYDIPAWPIISAQELVDKLMEQIAPFKPGFTFNRMVSSLEKLEDGSFRVITDENEVFEAKVVVIAAGGGSFQPKRPPIPGIEAYEGESVFYSVRRMEDFRDQDLLIVGGGDSALDWTLNLQPIAKNVTLVHRRPEFRAAPDSVNKMFAMQETGQLRFQVGQVTGLTGEGGKLQSATVKSPDGDVETPCTRLLPFFGLTMKLGPIADWGLNLHENVIPVDTEKFETSVPGIFAIGDINWYPGKLKLILSGFHEAALMAQAAKHYVAPGERIIFQYTTSSTSLQKKLGVTG from the coding sequence ATGGATTCCAGTGCTCGTTCGTCCGGTGAAGCGCCTGTCGGCGATGTGACCAGGACGGACGTGCTGATCGTGGGGGCCGGTCCGGTCGGCCTCTTCGCCGTCTTCGAGCTCGGCCTGCTCGACCTGAAATGCCATCTCATCGACATTCTGGACCGCCCCGGCGGGCAGTGTGCCGAGCTCTATCCCGAAAAGCCGATCTACGACATTCCGGCCTGGCCGATCATCTCCGCGCAGGAACTGGTCGACAAGCTCATGGAGCAGATCGCTCCATTCAAGCCGGGCTTCACCTTCAATCGCATGGTGTCCTCGCTGGAGAAGCTGGAGGACGGATCCTTCCGCGTCATCACCGACGAGAACGAGGTGTTCGAGGCGAAGGTGGTCGTAATCGCCGCGGGCGGAGGCTCCTTCCAGCCGAAGCGGCCGCCCATTCCCGGCATCGAGGCCTATGAGGGCGAGAGCGTCTTCTATTCCGTGCGTCGCATGGAGGATTTTCGCGATCAGGATCTCCTGATCGTCGGCGGCGGCGATTCCGCCCTCGACTGGACCCTCAACCTGCAGCCGATCGCGAAAAACGTCACGCTCGTGCACCGCCGGCCGGAATTCCGCGCCGCGCCTGACAGCGTGAACAAGATGTTCGCCATGCAGGAAACCGGGCAGCTTCGGTTTCAGGTAGGGCAGGTGACCGGACTGACGGGTGAGGGCGGCAAGCTGCAATCGGCCACTGTCAAGAGTCCGGACGGCGACGTCGAGACGCCTTGCACGCGGCTGCTGCCGTTCTTCGGGCTCACCATGAAGCTCGGCCCCATCGCAGACTGGGGCCTGAACCTCCATGAGAACGTGATCCCGGTCGATACGGAGAAGTTCGAGACGTCAGTGCCCGGCATCTTCGCCATAGGCGACATCAACTGGTATCCGGGAAAGCTGAAGCTGATCCTGTCCGGCTTTCACGAGGCCGCGCTGATGGCTCAGGCCGCCAAGCACTACGTGGCGCCGGGCGAGCGCATCATATTCCAGTACACCACGTCGTCGACCAGCCTGCAGAAGAAGCTCGGCGTCACCGGGTAG
- the glnA gene encoding type I glutamate--ammonia ligase: MTTAKDIMKQIKDNDVKFVDLRFTDPKGKMQHVTMDVMEVDEDMFADGVMFDGSSIGGWKAINESDMVLMPDTETVHMDPFFAQSTMVVMCDILDPVSGEAYNRDPRGIAKKAEAYMKAEGIGDTIYVGPEAEFFIFDDVKYKADPYNTGFKLDSTELPSNDDTDYETGNLGHRPRIKGGYFPVPPVDSCQDMRSEMLTVMAEMGIRVEKHHHEVAAAQHELGVKFDSLVRNADKMQMYKYVVHQVANAYGKTATFMPKPVFGDNGSGMHVHMSIWKGGKPTFAGNEYAGLSESCLFFIGGVIKHAKAVNAFTNPLTNSYKRLVPGYEAPVLLAYSARNRSASCRIPFGSSPKSKRVEIRFPDPGANPYLAFAALLMAGLDGIKNKIHPGQAMDKDLYDLPPKELKRIPTVCGSLREALQSLDKDRGFLKAGGVFDDDQIDAFIELKMAEVMRFEMTPHPVEFDMYYSV, translated from the coding sequence ATGACGACAGCCAAAGACATCATGAAGCAGATTAAGGACAACGACGTGAAGTTCGTTGACCTGCGCTTCACCGATCCCAAGGGCAAGATGCAGCACGTGACGATGGACGTCATGGAAGTGGACGAGGACATGTTCGCCGACGGCGTCATGTTCGACGGCTCCTCGATCGGCGGCTGGAAGGCGATCAACGAAAGCGACATGGTGCTGATGCCTGACACCGAGACGGTTCACATGGACCCGTTCTTCGCGCAATCCACCATGGTCGTGATGTGCGACATCCTCGATCCGGTGTCCGGCGAAGCCTACAACCGCGACCCGCGCGGCATCGCCAAGAAGGCCGAGGCGTACATGAAGGCCGAGGGCATCGGCGACACCATCTATGTCGGCCCCGAAGCCGAGTTCTTCATCTTCGACGACGTCAAGTACAAGGCCGACCCGTACAACACGGGCTTCAAGCTCGACTCGACCGAGCTGCCGTCGAACGACGACACCGACTATGAGACCGGCAACCTCGGCCACCGCCCACGCATCAAGGGCGGCTATTTCCCGGTGCCGCCGGTCGATTCCTGCCAGGACATGCGCTCCGAGATGCTGACGGTGATGGCCGAGATGGGCATCCGCGTCGAGAAGCACCACCACGAGGTTGCGGCCGCCCAGCATGAACTCGGCGTGAAGTTCGACTCCCTCGTCCGCAACGCCGACAAGATGCAGATGTACAAGTACGTCGTGCACCAGGTCGCCAACGCCTATGGCAAGACGGCCACCTTCATGCCGAAGCCGGTGTTCGGCGACAACGGCTCGGGCATGCACGTCCATATGTCGATCTGGAAGGGTGGAAAGCCGACGTTCGCCGGCAACGAGTATGCCGGGCTGTCGGAGAGCTGCCTGTTCTTCATTGGCGGCGTCATCAAGCACGCCAAGGCCGTCAACGCCTTCACCAACCCGCTGACCAACTCCTACAAGCGTCTGGTCCCGGGCTATGAGGCGCCCGTGCTGCTCGCCTATTCGGCGCGCAACCGCTCGGCCTCCTGCCGCATCCCGTTCGGCTCCTCGCCGAAGTCGAAGCGCGTCGAGATCCGCTTCCCCGACCCGGGCGCGAACCCCTATCTCGCCTTCGCCGCGCTGCTCATGGCCGGCCTCGACGGCATCAAGAACAAGATCCATCCTGGCCAGGCCATGGACAAGGATCTTTACGACCTGCCGCCGAAGGAGCTGAAGCGCATTCCGACCGTTTGCGGTTCGCTGCGCGAGGCCCTGCAGAGCCTCGACAAGGACCGGGGCTTCCTGAAGGCCGGCGGCGTCTTCGACGACGACCAGATCGACGCCTTCATCGAGCTGAAGATGGCCGAAGTGATGCGCTTCGAGATGACGCCTCACCCGGTCGAGTTCGACATGTACTATTCGGTGTAG
- a CDS encoding P-II family nitrogen regulator — translation MKKIEAIIKPFKLDEVKEALQEAGLQGITVTEAKGFGRQKGHTELYRGAEYVVDFLPKVKIEVVLADDAVEAAIEAIRKAAQTGRIGDGKIFVSNIEEVVRIRTGETGVDAI, via the coding sequence ATGAAAAAGATCGAAGCGATCATCAAGCCCTTCAAGCTTGACGAGGTGAAGGAAGCGCTGCAGGAGGCCGGACTGCAAGGCATCACGGTCACTGAAGCCAAGGGTTTCGGCAGGCAGAAAGGCCATACGGAGCTTTACCGCGGTGCCGAATACGTCGTCGACTTTCTGCCCAAGGTGAAGATCGAGGTTGTGCTCGCGGACGACGCGGTCGAGGCCGCGATCGAGGCTATCCGGAAAGCCGCCCAGACCGGCCGCATCGGCGACGGCAAGATCTTCGTATCCAATATCGAGGAAGTCGTGCGCATCCGCACCGGCGAGACCGGCGTCGACGCCATCTGA
- a CDS encoding NAD(P)H-hydrate dehydratase: MRIELLTPDEMAEADAHAIRRGPQNGMELMRRAGHAVATVALQRFPAVRQVHVLCGPGNNGGDGYVVAQILAGSGVSVAVWSEGEPRKGTDAARARSECVVAARPLAEFACEADDLIVDALFGAGLAREISGDVASVIKRARDAGAHSLAIDLPSGVSGASGQILGDAFDADLTVTFVRKKPGHLLQPGRSKCGDVVVADIGIHDEIVAGLGVSCFENVPKLWEDRFPHTEVDAHKYSRGHVAVFSGGATATGAARLAAMAAARVGAGAVTLMSPANALQVSAAHLTSIMLRETDTLEDVRDFLAERRPRALVFGPGLGPQVEVGRFLIDLLPVAHEHCGGIVIDADGLTSASKQLDDFVAAATSERAPELVLTPHAGEFARLFPDLAADDRLSKLDKARQATARTGATVVYKGPDTVIAAPDGRAVINANGTPLLATAGSGDVLSGLIAGLLAQGMPTFDAACAAVWMHAEAAARFGPGLIAEDLPAAICPVLRELRR; the protein is encoded by the coding sequence ATGCGCATCGAACTGCTGACCCCGGATGAAATGGCCGAAGCGGACGCCCACGCGATCAGGCGCGGGCCGCAGAACGGCATGGAACTGATGCGACGCGCGGGGCATGCGGTCGCGACCGTGGCGCTGCAGCGTTTTCCGGCTGTCAGGCAGGTCCATGTGCTCTGTGGTCCCGGCAACAATGGCGGCGACGGCTATGTGGTCGCGCAGATCCTTGCCGGATCGGGCGTGTCGGTTGCCGTCTGGAGCGAAGGCGAGCCGCGAAAAGGCACCGACGCAGCCAGGGCCCGCAGCGAGTGCGTGGTCGCGGCGCGGCCATTGGCGGAGTTTGCCTGCGAAGCGGATGACCTGATCGTCGATGCGCTGTTCGGAGCTGGATTGGCGCGCGAGATTTCGGGGGACGTCGCCTCCGTGATCAAGAGGGCGCGCGACGCCGGCGCCCACAGCTTGGCCATCGACTTGCCGTCCGGCGTATCCGGCGCCAGCGGGCAAATCCTCGGCGATGCCTTCGATGCCGATCTCACCGTGACCTTCGTGCGGAAGAAGCCCGGCCATCTGCTCCAGCCCGGTCGCTCGAAATGCGGGGACGTCGTCGTCGCCGATATCGGAATCCACGACGAGATCGTTGCGGGGCTGGGCGTCAGCTGCTTCGAGAACGTGCCGAAGCTCTGGGAGGATCGTTTTCCACACACCGAGGTCGATGCGCACAAGTACAGCCGCGGCCACGTCGCCGTCTTCTCCGGTGGTGCGACGGCTACCGGGGCGGCAAGGCTTGCCGCCATGGCGGCCGCGAGGGTGGGGGCCGGCGCGGTCACGCTGATGTCGCCGGCAAACGCCCTGCAGGTGAGCGCGGCGCACCTCACATCCATCATGTTGCGCGAGACGGACACGCTCGAAGACGTACGCGACTTCCTCGCCGAGCGCCGGCCGCGGGCGCTGGTGTTCGGACCCGGCCTCGGCCCCCAGGTGGAAGTCGGCCGTTTCCTCATCGACCTGTTGCCCGTCGCCCACGAGCACTGCGGCGGGATCGTCATAGATGCCGATGGTCTCACCTCGGCTTCGAAGCAGCTCGACGACTTCGTCGCGGCGGCAACGTCAGAACGGGCGCCGGAACTCGTACTCACGCCGCATGCCGGCGAGTTCGCGCGGCTGTTCCCGGACTTGGCCGCAGACGATCGCCTGTCGAAGCTCGACAAGGCGCGGCAGGCGACGGCGCGCACGGGCGCGACTGTTGTCTACAAGGGGCCCGACACAGTGATCGCCGCGCCCGACGGCCGCGCGGTCATCAACGCCAACGGCACGCCGCTGCTGGCGACCGCCGGGTCCGGCGACGTGCTCTCGGGCCTGATCGCCGGTCTGCTCGCGCAAGGCATGCCCACATTCGACGCCGCCTGTGCGGCGGTCTGGATGCATGCGGAAGCGGCGGCCCGCTTCGGCCCGGGGCTGATCGCCGAGGATCTGCCGGCTGCGATCTGCCCCGTCCTGAGGGAACTGCGGCGTTAG
- a CDS encoding DUF72 domain-containing protein has translation MGNSGTIRAGMGGWTFEPWEGTFYPGDLPKKQQLQFAARQVPTIEINGTYYRGQTPETFAKWAADAPDGFVFSVKGNRFVTNKKVLGEAAESLKKFWDTGVRELGDRLGPIVWQFAPTKKFEPDDFEAFLKLLQENDGGVPLRHVLEVRHASFGVPEFVTLAAKYKAAICYAHHHDYPEIADVTSDFIYARLQKGEDDVPTAYPPKELDGWVKRARQWAEGGQPGDLPLADPSRKLEQRPRDVFVYFIHEGKIRAPHAAMAFMERVG, from the coding sequence ATGGGAAATTCCGGGACAATCCGAGCCGGCATGGGCGGCTGGACCTTCGAACCGTGGGAAGGCACTTTTTATCCCGGCGACCTGCCGAAAAAGCAGCAGCTTCAGTTCGCCGCCCGGCAAGTGCCGACCATCGAGATCAACGGCACCTACTATCGGGGGCAGACGCCCGAGACGTTCGCCAAGTGGGCAGCCGACGCGCCGGATGGCTTTGTCTTCTCCGTGAAGGGCAACCGCTTCGTCACCAACAAGAAGGTGCTGGGCGAAGCTGCTGAATCCCTGAAGAAATTCTGGGACACGGGCGTACGGGAACTCGGCGACCGGCTCGGTCCGATCGTCTGGCAGTTCGCACCGACCAAGAAGTTCGAACCAGACGATTTCGAGGCATTTCTCAAGCTCCTGCAGGAGAACGACGGCGGCGTTCCGCTCCGCCATGTGCTGGAAGTGCGCCATGCCAGCTTTGGCGTGCCCGAATTCGTCACGCTCGCCGCAAAATACAAGGCGGCGATCTGTTACGCGCACCACCACGACTATCCCGAGATCGCCGACGTCACCTCCGACTTCATTTATGCGCGGCTGCAGAAGGGCGAGGACGACGTGCCTACCGCCTATCCGCCGAAGGAACTCGACGGCTGGGTGAAAAGGGCGCGGCAATGGGCGGAGGGCGGGCAGCCCGGCGATCTTCCCCTCGCCGATCCGTCACGCAAGCTTGAGCAGCGTCCGCGCGACGTCTTCGTGTACTTCATCCACGAGGGCAAGATTCGCGCCCCACATGCGGCAATGGCCTTCATGGAGCGCGTCGGCTAA
- a CDS encoding NAD(P)/FAD-dependent oxidoreductase, giving the protein MKNGVAIIGAGHGGSQLAVALRQEGYEGPIALFSGETEVPYHKPPLSKTFLKTPDAKPQLLRAESVYVDNRVELRFGQRVQSIDSAGRELTLQDGSTASFDRLVLATGAKPRRLAVQGVDGDGVHYLRSADDARALRSALPSAQSVVVIGGGFIGLEAAASLAMMGKQVAVVEAADRLLARAVAPQISSFLADYHRSLGVRLLLGSAIEHLERDGARLRAVVTKAGERLDADLVIVGIGADADFDLARQAGCTIDNGVAVGPDMQSSVPNIYAIGDCVSYAHWLSGRSERLESVQNATDQARHAARSIMGRAAPYREVPWFWSDQGAVKLQMAGLSFGADRFIANGTPDQNSFSVYHFRGPKLVAVHSVNRPADHMLGRKLLATGMHVSEALIVAGAPAIKAALASHEAERQSLPAAAS; this is encoded by the coding sequence ATGAAGAACGGTGTTGCCATCATCGGGGCGGGGCACGGCGGCAGCCAGTTGGCGGTCGCGCTGCGCCAGGAGGGATATGAAGGGCCGATTGCGCTCTTCTCCGGCGAGACAGAAGTTCCATACCACAAGCCTCCCCTCTCCAAGACATTCCTGAAGACGCCTGACGCTAAGCCGCAATTGCTGCGTGCCGAGAGCGTCTATGTCGACAACAGGGTGGAGCTCCGCTTCGGCCAGCGCGTCCAGTCCATCGATTCGGCCGGGCGCGAGCTCACTTTGCAGGACGGCTCGACCGCGTCGTTCGACCGGCTCGTGCTGGCGACGGGAGCAAAGCCGCGGCGACTTGCCGTGCAGGGTGTCGACGGCGACGGCGTCCACTACCTGCGTTCAGCCGATGATGCGCGGGCGCTGCGCAGCGCCCTGCCCTCGGCGCAATCCGTCGTCGTCATCGGCGGCGGCTTCATCGGGCTGGAGGCGGCAGCCTCGCTCGCGATGATGGGAAAGCAGGTCGCCGTCGTGGAAGCGGCGGATCGCCTGCTGGCCCGCGCGGTCGCCCCGCAGATCTCTTCGTTCCTGGCCGACTACCACCGCTCGCTGGGCGTCCGGCTGCTGCTCGGCAGCGCGATCGAGCATTTGGAGCGCGACGGAGCCAGACTGCGGGCCGTGGTGACGAAAGCCGGCGAACGCCTCGATGCCGATCTCGTCATCGTCGGCATCGGCGCCGATGCCGATTTTGATCTCGCCCGCCAGGCCGGTTGCACAATCGACAACGGCGTGGCGGTCGGCCCCGACATGCAAAGCTCCGTCCCAAACATCTATGCGATCGGAGACTGCGTCTCCTACGCTCACTGGCTGAGCGGCAGGTCCGAACGGCTGGAATCGGTGCAGAACGCCACGGATCAGGCGCGTCATGCCGCCCGCAGCATCATGGGCAGGGCGGCCCCCTATCGCGAGGTTCCCTGGTTCTGGTCGGATCAGGGCGCGGTCAAGCTGCAGATGGCGGGCCTGTCGTTCGGCGCCGACCGTTTCATTGCCAACGGGACGCCCGACCAGAACAGCTTCTCGGTCTATCATTTCAGGGGGCCGAAGCTGGTGGCCGTCCACTCGGTAAATCGACCGGCCGACCATATGCTCGGCCGCAAGCTCCTCGCCACCGGCATGCATGTCAGCGAGGCGCTGATCGTGGCCGGAGCCCCCGCGATCAAGGCCGCACTGGCGAGCCACGAGGCGGAACGACAATCCCTGCCGGCCGCCGCAAGCTGA